The following are encoded in a window of Gramella sp. MT6 genomic DNA:
- a CDS encoding citrate synthase produces the protein MSKTATLEFDGKKYEFPVTVGTEDEIGIDIKKLRAEAGLITLDPGFKNTGSCESAITFLDGEKGILRYRGYAIEDLAEKADFLEVAYLLIFGELPNKQQLEKFTKDIKEQSHVDEEMKKILDGFPKSAHPMGVLSSLTSALIAFNPSSVDVSSEEDMYKAIVKILGKFPVLAAWTLRKKNSLPLNYGDEDLGYVENLHKMMFEKPNKTYNVDKAVIDALDKLLILHADHEQNCSTSTVRMVGSSHAGLFASLSAGISALWGPLHGGANQAVIEMLEKIKEDGGDTHKFMQKAKDKEDPFRLMGFGHRVYKNFDPRAKIIKKSADEVLGQLGVEDPVLDIAKGLEKEALEDDYFVKRKLYPNVDFYSGIIYRALGIPVDMFTVMFALGRLPGWIAQWREMRLKKEPIGRPRQIYIGENHRDFKPLGSR, from the coding sequence TATTACTTTAGATCCTGGATTTAAGAACACTGGAAGCTGCGAGAGTGCTATCACATTTTTGGACGGTGAAAAGGGTATTTTAAGATACCGCGGTTATGCGATTGAAGATCTTGCGGAAAAAGCAGATTTTCTTGAAGTAGCGTATTTGTTGATCTTCGGAGAATTACCAAACAAACAACAACTAGAAAAGTTCACGAAAGATATTAAAGAGCAATCTCATGTAGATGAAGAAATGAAGAAGATCCTTGATGGATTTCCGAAGTCTGCTCACCCAATGGGAGTTCTTTCTTCTTTAACAAGTGCTCTAATAGCTTTCAATCCATCTTCTGTAGATGTCTCTTCTGAAGAAGATATGTATAAGGCTATAGTAAAGATCTTAGGTAAATTCCCGGTACTTGCTGCATGGACATTAAGAAAGAAAAATAGTCTTCCGCTAAATTATGGAGATGAGGATCTTGGTTATGTAGAGAACCTTCATAAAATGATGTTCGAGAAGCCTAACAAGACATATAACGTAGATAAGGCTGTTATTGATGCATTAGATAAACTATTGATATTACACGCAGATCATGAGCAAAACTGTTCTACTTCTACCGTGAGAATGGTTGGTTCTTCTCATGCAGGCCTGTTTGCATCACTTTCTGCAGGTATTTCTGCTCTTTGGGGACCACTTCACGGTGGAGCAAATCAGGCAGTGATAGAAATGCTAGAAAAGATCAAGGAAGACGGTGGAGATACTCACAAATTCATGCAAAAGGCTAAGGACAAGGAAGATCCTTTCCGTTTAATGGGCTTTGGTCACCGAGTTTATAAGAATTTTGATCCTAGAGCTAAGATCATTAAGAAATCTGCAGATGAGGTTCTTGGTCAGTTAGGCGTTGAAGATCCTGTTCTTGATATCGCAAAAGGACTCGAGAAAGAAGCTTTAGAAGATGATTACTTCGTAAAAAGAAAATTATATCCAAACGTAGATTTCTACTCAGGAATCATTTATCGTGCACTTGGAATTCCTGTAGATATGTTTACCGTAATGTTTGCTTTAGGTAGACTTCCAGGATGGATCGCTCAATGGAGAGAAATGAGATTGAAGAAAGAACCAATTGGTCGTCCACGTCAGATTTACATAGGTGAAAATCATAGAGATTTTAAACCTCTTGGAAGCAGATAA